In the genome of Curtobacterium sp. MCLR17_036, the window GGACAGCGGCGTGACGACGTTGCCCTTCGACTTCGACATCTTCTTGCGGTCGGGATCGACGATGAAGCCGGAGATGCTCGCGTGCTTCCACGGCACGACGTCCGCCTCCAGCTGGCTGCGGAGCACGGTGGTGAACAGCCAGGTGCGGATGATGTCCTGCGCCTGCGGGCGGACGTCGTACGGGTACACCAGGTCGTACAGGGCCGGGTCGGTCTCCCACTTGCCGGCGAGCTGCGGGGTGAGCGACGACGTCGCCCAGGTGTCCATCACGTCGAGCTCGCCCTGGAACCCGCCGGCGACGCCGCGCTGGTCCTCGGAGTAGCCGGGCGCCGGCTCGGAGGCCGGGTCGACGGGCAGCTGCGCCTCGGTCGGCACGATCGGCTGGTCGAAGACGGGGTTGCCGTCGGCGTCGAGCGGGTACCAGACGGGCAGCGGCACGCCGAAGAAGCGCTGGCGCGAGATGAGCCAGTCGCCGGACAGGCCGCCGACCCAGTTGTCGTAGCGGACGCGCATGAAGTCCGGGTGGAACGCGATCTCCTCGCCGCGCTGGCGGAGCGTGCTCTTCAGCTGCTCGTCGCGGGCACCGTTGACGATGTACCACTGGCGGGTGGAGACGATCTCGAGCGGCTTGTCGCCCTTCTCGAAGAACTTCACCGGGTGCTGGATCGTCTTGACGTCGCCGATCAGCTCGCCGGACTCGGTCAGGGCGTCGACGACGACCTTCTTCGCCGAGAACACGGTCTTGCCGGCCATCTCGGCGTAGAGCGCCTTGCCGCGCTCCGACTCGATCCACGTCGGCTCGTCCGAGCGCACCCGGCCGTCGAAGCCGATGATGGCGCGGTTCGGCAGCTGGAGCTCGCGCCACCACACCACGTCGGTGGTGTCACCGAAGGTGCAGACCATCGCGATGCCGGCGCCCTTGTCCTGCTGCGCCAGGTGGTGCGCGAGCACCGGGACCTCGACGTCGAACAGGGGGGAGCGGACGGTGGTGCCGAACAGGTCCTGGAACCGCTCGTCGTCCGGGTGTGCGACGAGGGCGACGCAGGCGGCCAGCAGCTCGGGGCGGGTGGTCTGGATGACGACGTCGTCGCCGCCGTCGGTGCGGTGGAAGGCGATGCCGTGGTACGCGCCGGGCATCTCCTTGTCCTCGAGTTCGGCCTGCGCGACCGCGGTGCGGAACGTGACGTCCCACAGGGTCGGGGCGTCGGCCTGGTAGGCCTCGCCGCGCTCGAGGTTGCGCAGGAACGCGCGCTGGGCGCTCGCCCGCGAGGTGTCGTCGATCGTGCGGTAGGACTGCGTCCAGTCGACGGACAGGCCGAGCGTGCGGAACAGGTCCTCGAACTGCTGCTCGTCCTGCACGGTCAGGCGCTCGCACAGCTCGATGAAGTTGCGGCGCGAGATCGGCACCTGGTCGGCGGCCTTGGCGGACTTGCCCTCGCCGCCCTCGAACGGCGGCACGAAGGCGGCGTCGTACGGCAGCTGCGGGTCGCAGCGGACGCCGTAGTAGTTCTGCACGCGGCGCTCGGTCGGCAGACCGTTGTCGTCCCAGCCCATCGGGTAGAAGACGTGCTTGCCGCGCATGCGCTCGAACCGCGCCTTGAGGTCGGTGTGCGTGTACGAGAACACGTGCCCGATGTGCAGCGAACCGGAGGCGGTCGGCGGGGGCGTGTCGATCGACCAGACGTTGCTGCGGTCGCCGGCGGCGGAACGGTCGAAGCGGTAGGTGCCGTCCTGCTCCCAGGTCGGTCCCCAGGCCTGCTCCAGTCCGTCGACGCTCGGCTTCTCGGGCATGGGCTTGGTCATGGCTGCGCCTTCCGTTCGTGTGTGCGGCACCGAGTCCGTGATGAGGTGCCTGAGTGTCCGCGCGCGGTGCGCGGTGTCCCCAGGCTACCCGGTGCTGCGGGACCGGAAGCGGCACCCCGGATGCAGCACGGGGAATTCCCCCGGGGAGAATACGCAAATGCCGCACGAATGCAATTGTTTGCATTCTTTCGGAATGCCCTTATGGTGCATTCCGTGAATGCATCCGGAAGATCCTCGACCGTCCTCGGCGCCGCGGCGATCCTCGTCGCGGGCGCGCTCCTCGCAGGCGTGGCCGGACCCGCACAGGCCGCGACGGCCGTGCCCGGCTCGACCCGGTTCGGCATCGGCTCCGGCATCGACACGACGGCGGACGGCGCGCAGGTGCGCCTCGCAGCCGGCCTCGGCGTCGGGACCGCGCGGATCGACCTCTGGTGGACCGGGATCGAGAAGACCCCGGGCGACCTCGTGATGCCCGCTTCGTACCGGACGGCCGTGGACCGGCTCCGGTCGGCGGGGATCCGGCCGCTCATCGTCCTCGACTACGGCAACCCCCACCACGACGGCGGCGGCGGCCCGACCTCGGCCGACGGCATCGCCGCGTTCGCCCGGTACGCGGGCTTCGTCGCCGCGACGTTCGGCCCCGACGTCGCCGGGTACGAGGTCTGGAACGAGTGGCCGAACACCGTCGCGCCGGGACTCCGCAGCGCGTCCCGCTACGTCGCACTGACCAAGGCGGCGTCGGCGGCCGTCCACGCCGCGGCGCCGGGGGCCGTGGTGGCGGGACCCGCCATGAGCCTGCTCGGGGCCGACGGTCTGCACCCGTGGCTCCGGCAGTGGCTCGCCGCCGGTGGCCCGGCGACGGTGGACGCGGTCTCGGTCCACGCGTACAGCGGGACGCGACCGCCCGAGACGGCCCTCGGGCCGGCGATGCGGGAGCTCCGGGCGGCCCTCGCGGCGCAGCACCGCTCCGTCCCGGTGTGGTGGACCGAGGGCGGCTGGCAGGCCGGTCCGCCGGGGCAGGCGGGCACCGTCTCGACCGCCGTGCAGTCCGCCTGGCTGGTGCGCTGGGGCGCGCTCGCCGCGCACCTCGGTGCCGTGCTCGTCGTGCCGTTCACCCTGAACGACGCCGTCTCGACCCCGACCGGGTACGGCCTGTACGGCTCGGCGGGCGGCGGCTGGACGGCCCGGCGCGCGGCCACCGCCTACGCGGTCCTCGTGCGCACCGTCGGCGACCGTCGGTTCGCGGCTGTCGAGCGATCCGGGGCCGGCGGTGTCTGGATCGTCCGCTACGGCTCCGGCCGCGACGTCGTCCGCGTCGCCTGGTCGACGTCGGGTGTCCGGACGGCGAGGGTCCGGGTGCCGAGCGGGACCTCGCTGGTCTCCGCGACCGGGGTGACGAGTCGCACGGTGGTGGTACGTGGTGAGACGGCCGTGCGGGTCCGGGCGGCGCCGGTGTTCCTGCGGTCCCGCCGGTGAGGCGTCGGCGCTGCCGTCCGGTCGGCTACCACACCGACCTGACGGACACGCCGAGAGCCTGGTAGTCTGTCGGAGTTTGTCCGGTGGGCGCGGGTCCGCAGGTACTGCACCGTCGCCGTCCCACCGGACGCCCGAAGGACGCACCACACACCGGAGGAACCACTTGGCACCGAACGACGCACCCCACGCGCACGGCGATCGACCGCTGCGGACGAAGGGCGCTGCGAAGCGCGCTCGGCGCAAGCTGACCACGGACGACGTCACCGTCGTCGAGGAGTCCCTGCTCAAGCGTGCCGTGGCGGCAGCCGCCCTCGGCAACGCGATGGAGTGGTTCGACTTCGGCATCTTCGCCTACCTGACCGTCACCATCTCGCAGGTCTTCCTGCCGCAGGGCGACCCGGCGGCGAACATCGTCGCGACGTTCGGCTTCTTCGCCGCCGCGTTCATCGTCCGTCCGATCGGCGGTGCCGTGTTCGGCCCGATCGGCGACAAGATCGGCCGGCAGAAGGTCCTCGCGCTGACGATGATCCTGATGGCCGCCGGCACGCTCATGATCGGCCTCATCCCGTCGTACGACACGATCGGCTTCTGGGCCCCGGTCCTGCTGCTCGTCGCCCGCTTCGTGCAGGGCTTCTCGACCGGTGGTGAGTACGGCGGCGCCGCGACGTTCATCGCCGAGTACTCGCCGGACAAGCGCCGTGGCTTCATGGGCTCGTGGCTCGAGTTCGGCACCCTCGCCGGCTACGTGCTCGGTGCCTCGATCGTCACCGGCCTGCAGTTCGGCCTGTCCGAGGACGCCCTGCTCAGCTGGGGGTGGCGCATCCCGTTCATCATCGCCGGGCCGCTCGGCCTCATCGGGCTCTACCTGCGCCTCAAGCTCGAGGAGACCCCGGCCTTCCAGAAGCAGCAGGAGCAGGCCGCCGAGCGCGAGGGCCAGAAGACCCCGTTCCTCAAGCTGTTCGCCGAGAACTGGCGCTCGCTCCTCATCTGCATCGGGCTGGTCCTGGTCTTCAACGTGACCGACTACATGCTCCTGTCGTACATGCCGACCTACCTCGAGCAGAATCTCGGCCAGAACGCGACGTTCGGCCTCATCCTCATCGTCGTCGTGATGCTGCTCATGATGGTCGTCATCACCTTCGGCGGGCGGCTGTCCGACCGGTTCGGCCGCCGCCCGGTGCTCGCCGCCGGCTGCATCGGCTTCATCCTGCTGTCCTGGCCGGCGCTCAAGCTCGTCCAGACCGGCACGGGTGTCGGGGTCTTCTCCGGCCTGCTCATCCTCGGTGTAGTGCTCGTGACGTTCACCTCGACGATGCCCTCGACGCTGCCCGCGCTGTTCCCGACGATCATCCGCTACGGCGCACTCGCCATAGCGTTCAACGTCTCGGTGTCGCTCTTCGGTGGCACGACCCCGCTCGCCACCGCCGCGCTCATCAACGGTGCGAAGGACGCCGGCTTCGGCTGGGCCGAGGACATCCCGGCCTTCTACCTCATGCTCGCCGCGGTGATCGGCCTGGTGGCGGTGTACTTCACCAAGGAGACCGCGGCCACGCCGCTCATGGGCTCCGGGCCGACGGTCGGTTCCGAGGACGAGGTCGCCGGTGTGATCGAGGACTACAACGACCCGACTTCGGAGCTCGCGCAGTCCGACTGGGCGAAGGACTTCTCGACGAGCGAGATCCCGATCATCTCGGGTGACGCCGCGACGGGTGACGAGGAGAAGGCACCCGCCGGCTCGTAGCCGCTGCCGCTCCGCCGGCCTGGAGGCACGGTGCGCGTCCGTCACGGACGTCGCGCCGTGCCTCCGGTCGTCTCCGGGCGGGTCGCCCCTGCCGGGGCGGCGATCAGGCCGCCGGGCCGCTCGCGAGTCGGTCGGCGGCGCGGAGCAGGCCGGCGGTCACCGGGTGGCCCGGGTGCTCGAGCACCGAGGCGGCCGGGCCGTGCTCGACGACCGCGCCCTCGTGCACGACGAGCACGTCGTCGGCGATCCGCCGGACCGCGCGCAGGTCGTGCGACACGAAGACCATCGCCACGCCGGTCTCGTCGCGGAGCCGCTCCAACAGGGTGAGCACGGCGTCCTGCACGGTGGCGTCGAGCGCGGTCACCGGCTCGTCGAGCACGACCACCTCGGGGTCGGTCGCGAGTGCCCGGGCGATCGCGAGCCGCTGTCGCTGCCCGCCCGAGAGCGTCAGCGGTGACCGTGGGCGCAGCGCCGGGTCGAGGTCGACCTGCCGCAGGGCGTCGTCCACCCGCGCCGCGAGCGGACCGGTGGCGCGTCGGGCGGTGCCGCGCGAGAGCGCGTCGGCGAGCACGCGCTCCACAGACCAGCGCTCGTCGAACGTCGCTCCGGGGTCCTGCACGACGGCGGCGACCCGGTGGCGTCGTGGGCGGCGGTCCCGCTCGGCCAGGGGCACCCAGGCGCCCCCGTCGAGCTCGACGGTGCCGGCGTCCGGCCTCTCGAGGCCGAGCAGGACGCGCGCCAGGGTGGTCTTGCCCGAACCCGACGCCCCGATCACCCCGAGCACCCGCCCGCGGTCGAGGGCGAACGACACGTCGTCGAGCGCGCGGACACCGGCGAAGTCCCGCCGGAGCCCACGCGCCGCAACGACCGCGGGAGCGTCTGCGTCCGCCGTGGACGCTCCGGCACGAGCGGCCGGGGCGAGGCCACGGCCGGCGGCACGCACCAACGCCCGCGTCGCCTCGTGCCGCGGCGCGTCGAACACCGCGGCGACGGGTCCCTGTTCGACGACCCGCCCCTCGTGCACGACGACGACGCGGTCCGCCCAGCCGGCGACGAGTCCGAGGTCGTGCGTGATGACGAGGAGGCCGGCGCCGCGCCGTTGGGCCGCGCGGAGCTGCTCCATGACGGTGACGGCCACGCCCGCGTCGAGGGCCGTGGTCGGCTCGTCGGCGACGACGAGCGACGGCGAGCCGACGGTCGCCGCGGCGATGAGCGCCCGCTGGCGCATCCCGCCGGACAGGGTCCCGGCGAGACGGCCGTCGGTCGCGGTGTCCGGGTCGAGGCCCACCGCCGCCAGCGCGTCGCGCACCGCGTCCACACGTTCGGCCGCACGCATCCCGGTGTGCAGCCGCAGGGTGTCGGCGACCTCGCGCCCGACGGGACGCAGCGGGTCCAACGCGCCCAGGGCCTCCTGGCCGACGTAGCCGACGCGTGCGCCACGCACCTGTCGCCACCGCCGTTCGGAGAACGCACGCACGTCGAGCCCGGCGACGGTGAACGTGTCGGCCCGCACAGCGGAGCCCGCGGCCGACAGGCCGAGGGCCGCGCGTGCGGTCACGGTCTTGCCGGAACCCGACGCACCGACCAGCGCGACGCACTCGCCGGCGTCGACCCGCAGGTCCACGTCGGTCACGATCGGGGTGCCGGCGATCCGCACGCTCAGGCCGCTGATGTCCAGGACGGTCGTCATCGGGAGGCTCCGGTTCGTCGGATCGCCCGTCCGAGGACCGTGACGGCGGTGGCGAGCACCACGATGGCGAGCCCGGGGAAGGTGCTCATCCACGGCGCGGTCTGCAGGTACGTCCGGCCGTCGGCGAGCATCGCGCCCCACTCCGGTGCGGGGGGCGGCGTGCCGACACCGAGGTAGCTGAGCGCCGACGCCCAGACCACCGCCTGGCCGACCCCGAGCGTGCCGACGGCGACGACGGGCCAGAGCGCGGCGGGCAGGACGTGCCGGACGACGATCGCGGCGGGGGAGCGGCCGAGCAGCACGGCCGTCTCCACCACCTGCGAGGTGCGGGCGGTGCGGACCAGGCCGCGCACGATGCGGGCGTAGCCGGGCGCCGTGGCGGAGCCCACCGCCAGCACGGCGGGGACCGGACCGGGGCCGGTGACGGCGATGACCACCAGGGCGACGAGGAGCAGCGGCAGCGCGAAGGCGACCTCGGTCACCCGTCCGATCACGGCGTCGAGCAGGCGCCCGACCCGTCCGGCCCCCGCGCCGAGCCCCGCGACCACGCCGAGCACGAGTCCGACGCCGCCGCCGAGCAGCGTCGCGGCGACGCCGACCAGCAGGGACGCGCGGGTCCCCGCGACGACGCGCGCCAGCACGTCACGCCCGGACTCGTCGGTGCCGAACGGGTGGGCGCCGCTCGGTGCCAGGAGCGCCTCGGCCGGGTGGACGGCCAGCGGGTCGCCCCCGCCGAGCAGCGCCGGCCACGCGGCCGCGACGACCGCGACGAGCACGACGAGGGCCGCCGCGGTGCCGGACGGGTCGAGCGCCCGACGACGCCGGGAGCGCGCGGCGGCCGGCGTGCCCGGGTCGACGATGCCGCTCACCGGGCGCCCCTCGGGTCGACGGCCCGTTCGACCAGGTCCGCCACCGCGAGCACCACGACGTAGGCCGCGGCGGAGACCATCGCGATGCCCGCGACGAGGGGCATGTCCCGCTGGGTCACGGCGGTGACGAGCGCACGGCCGATCCCGGGCAGGGCGAAGACCGACTCCACGACGACCGCGCCGGAGACGAGCGACCCGAAGGCCCACGCCGACAGGGCGATGCCGGGCAGGGCGGCGTGCCGGAGCAGGTGGCGCGCGAACAACCCGGTCCGGGTCTCGCCGCGGCTCCGGGCCGCGAGCGCGAAGGCGGACCGCTGCGCGTCCACGACGCCGTCGCGGACCGTCTCGGCCAGGTACCCGGCCACCGGCACCGCGACGGTGACGACCGGCAGCACCCACCCGCGCACGCTGCCGTCGCTGACCGCCGGGACCCACCCGAGCGTGCTCGCGAACACGACGATGAGCACGCTGCCGAGCCAGAAGTGCGGGACGACGCTCGCCGTCACGCTGATCGCCCCGGTCAGCGCCGCCGCGACCCGCCCGCGTTGCGTCGACCACCAGGCGGCGACGATCGCCAGCGCCCAGGCGACGACGAGACCGGCGACGGCCAGGGTGAGCGTGACCGGCAGCTGCTGGCCGAGCAGCGTCGCGACCGGCGTCCGGAACGCGTACGAGTCGCCGAGCCGCAGGGTCGCCAGGCGGCCGAGGAACACCGCGTACTGCACCAGGACCGGCTGGTCGAGGCCGTACTCGCGGCGGACCCCGGCGACCGCCTCGGCCGAGGCCTGCGACCCGGGTCCGCCCAGGATCGCGAGGGCGGGGTCACCCGGGATGAGCCGGATCGCCACGAAGACGATCGTCGCGACGGCCCACAGCACACCGACGCCCCCGGCGAGCCGCCGGACGGCCCACCAGACCCACGGCATCCGCGTCAGCGGTCGATCCAGGCGGTGCCGAACCAGGGCGTGGACACCGGGGTGGTGGTGATGCCGTGCACGGCGGAGCGCACCAGGAAGTGGTTCTGCTGGTCGTACAGGGGCAGCACGGTGTCGCTGGCCAGGATCGCCTGCTGCGCCCGCTCGTACAGGTCCGCGCGCTCGTCGGCGTCCGACGTGCGGGCGGCCTGCTCGAGCAGCCGGTCGAGTGCCGGGTCGTCGAGCTGGGCGAGGTTCGCGAAGTAGCCGGACGGTGCGGGCTCGATGCTCGCGCTGTCGTACAGGATCCGCAGGACGTCGGGCCCGACCTTCGTGTACGGGGCGCTGACGACGTCGTACTCGTTCGCGGCCAGGGCGGCGTACCAGCTGGACAGGTCGAGCTCGTCGAGCACCACCTGGAACCCGACGGCCTTCTCGGACGCCTGGATCTGCTGGAACAGGCTGCGCTCGGCCGGCACCGACTGGTTCGTCGAGACGGGGAAGGTCACGGTGAGCCGCTGGCCGTCCTTCTCGCGGATGCCGTCGGATCCGACCTTCCAGCCGGCGTCGTCGAGGAGCTGCTTCGCCGTCGACGGCGAGTACGCGAACCGGCTCTGCTCCGAGTACGCGAGCGGTTCGGCGCTCGAGAGCACCGAGTACGAGCGCTTCGCGGTGCCGAGGAACAGCGACTGCAGACCGGGGTCGATCTCGGCGCCGGCGATGAAGGCCCGCCGGACCGCTTCGTCCTGGAACACGCCGTGGCCGGAGTTCAGCTCGAGGCGGTTCGAGGCGCCGGGGCGCGGGGCGTCGAGGTCGCGGATCGCGCCCTTCGCCGACGCGGCCTTGAGCTGGTCGGGCTGGGCGTTGTCGATGACGTCGACCTGGCCGGACTGCAGTGCGGCGTAGCGCGAGGTCGAGTCCGGCAGGAACCGCCACGTGATGCCGGACAGGCGCGGCTTCGTCGCGCCCCAGTACTCGGTGTTCTTCGTCAGGGTGACGCGGTCGCCGTGCTTCCACCCGGTGACCGCGAACGGGCCGGTGCCGACGGGGGACTCGCAGTTCGTCGCCTGCGCCCGCTCGAGCGCCTTCGGGGACTCCATGCCGACCCAGGGCTGCGAGAAGGACTCGAGCAGTGCGCTGTCCGGGCGGCTCAGCGTCAGCGTGACGGTGTGCTCGTCGGTGGCGGTCGCCTTCGTGATCGACTGCAGCGCCAGGTAGCCGGTGCTCGACGCGGTGTCCGGGTCCTGCACGTGCTCGATGTTCGCCACGACCGCCGCGGCGTCGAACGGGGTGCCGTCGGTGAAGGTGACGTCGTCGCGCAGGGTGAACGTCAGCGTCTTGCCGTCGTCGCTCGTCGTCCACTTCGTCGCGAGCTCCGGGGTGGGTTCGCCGTCCTCGAGGCCGACGAGTTCCTCGATGTACTGCGTCGCCAGGAGTGCCTGCGGGTAGTTGCCGCCGACGTGCGGGTCGAGGCAGGTCGGCTCGGCGTCGCCGGACGCGTACGTCAGCGTGCCGCCGTTCACCGGCGTGCTGCTCGTCGTGCTCGTGCCCGGACCGCTGCAGGCGGCGAGGGCGAGGACGACGACGGTGGCGCTCGCGACCGCGGCGAGGGTTTTCTGTACTGGGTCCAAGATCATGGCTGACCGAGTCTAGCGGTTTACTGGGGCCCATGGACGAACCGATCCGCCGCGGTGGGCGGCCCCGCCGGTCGAGCGCCGAGGTGCTCGCGGACGCCGCCGCCGAGCTGTTCCTCGAGCAGGGCTACGGACGCACCACGGTCGACCAGATCGCCGCCCGCGCCGGGGTCAGCCGTGCGACGTTCTTCAACTACTTCCCGGCGAAGGCCGACGTCATGTGGCTCGAGCTCGACGCCGCCGTCGCCGCCCTGCCGGGGTACCTGGCGGCCGCCACCGAGCCGAGCGCCGTCCGGGCCGTCGAGCAGGCGCTGCTCGCGGCCGCACGCGCCCACGACCCCGAGCGCGTGCCGTGGGCCGTCGCGCAGGCCGAGGTGATGGGGATCGGCTCCGAGCTCGTGGCCGGGGTCGCCGTCCGGGTGACCGCCCAGCACGCGGCCGTCGCCGCCTTCGTCGCCGGGCGCACGGGGGAGCGGCCGCGGTCGGCCTGGCCGCAGACCGTCTCCGGGGCGATGCTCGGGGCCGCAGCCGCGGCGTTCGGCGTCTGGGTCACGGACGGCGTGGCCCGACGACCGCTCGTCGAGTACGTCGGCGCTGCGCTCGCCCCCGTCGCCGACGGCCTCGACCGGGCCTGAGGCGGCGCGGGCGCCGAGCGCCGCGCGGGCCCCGCGCCGTGCGGGCCCCGCGCCGCGCGTGCGCCGTGCCGCTCGCGGCGCGGCCGTCCGGTCACTCGGTGCGGAGGGTCCCCGCTCCGCCCGCCGCGACGTCCTCGACTGTGCCGTCGCGCACGACCTCGGGCACCTCGTCGCTGGTCGGCACCAGGGACGCGTCGTCCGGCAGGCTCAGGGTGAGCACTGCCTCTTCCACGTACTGGCTGCCCTCGAGCGAGGCCTCGACCTGCCGCAGGCGCACCGCGACGCGGGACTCGTCCTCGTTGCCGGTCAGGTCGACGGCCGCGACGAGGTACACGCGGGACGGCCCGACGAACTCCAGGTGCAGGTAGGTCACCCGCTCGACCTGCTCGCGCGAGAGCAGTTCGACGAGCACCGCGTTCTCGAGCTCCGGCGACGTGCTCTCGCCGAGCAGGAAGCGACGGTTGCGCTCGATGAGGACGATCGCCACGACGCCGAGGAGCAGGCCGATCGCGATCGAGCCGATCGCATCGAAGACCGCGAGCCCGGTGACCTGGTGCAGGAAGACCCCGAGGAAGGCCACGACGAGGCCGACGAGTGCCGCGGCGTCCTCGGCGAAGACCGCTCGCAGCGTGGGGTTCGAGGACTGCAGGACGTGCCGCAGCACCGGCACGCGGCGCTTCGTCGCCGCGCCCCGCGCCTGCCGGTACGCCTGCAGGAAGCTCGTCCCCTCGAGGCAGAACGCCAGGGCGAGCACGACGTAGTTGAGCAGGACGTCCTCGGCCGGGCCGGTCTCCCCGAACTCCGAGATGCCGTGCGAGATCGAGACGATCGCGCCGGCGGTGAACAAGCCGAACGCGGCGAACATCGACCAGATGTAGGTCTCGCGCCC includes:
- a CDS encoding cation diffusion facilitator family transporter is translated as MPDPSEQKSSGSLLTVLIAFGANLLVAIAKTIASLLSGSASMVAEAAHSWADTGNEIFLLVAERRGGKKRDTAHPLGYGRETYIWSMFAAFGLFTAGAIVSISHGISEFGETGPAEDVLLNYVVLALAFCLEGTSFLQAYRQARGAATKRRVPVLRHVLQSSNPTLRAVFAEDAAALVGLVVAFLGVFLHQVTGLAVFDAIGSIAIGLLLGVVAIVLIERNRRFLLGESTSPELENAVLVELLSREQVERVTYLHLEFVGPSRVYLVAAVDLTGNEDESRVAVRLRQVEASLEGSQYVEEAVLTLSLPDDASLVPTSDEVPEVVRDGTVEDVAAGGAGTLRTE